Proteins found in one Miscanthus floridulus cultivar M001 chromosome 4, ASM1932011v1, whole genome shotgun sequence genomic segment:
- the LOC136551756 gene encoding NAD(P)H-quinone oxidoreductase subunit L, chloroplastic-like isoform X2, producing the protein MDTAAASWRLLSPASSSPPPCPQKLPKRQATFAASPLQPQQSASSSAKFRLLCLLHDKSAAPTMSVQQSSSQLQRLAAVLQCGAVWAAVEAPAALATVTGEEDLDLLGILPPIAAFAVFYLFVAPPLLMNWMRLRWYKREFVETYLQFMFTYLFFPGLMLWAPFVNFRKFPRDPTMKYPWSKPKEGTPLFKDRYPPIDSYKP; encoded by the exons ATGGACACCGCCGCCGCCTCATGGCGCCTCCTCTCCCCGGCCTCCTCCTCCCCGCCTCCCTGCCCGCAGAAGCTACCCAAGCGGCAAGCGACCTTCGCGGCCTCGCCACTACAGCCGCAGCAGTCGGCCAGCTCCAGCGCCAAGTTCAGGCTCCTCTGCCTCCTCCATGACAAG TCAGCGGCGCCGACGATGTCGGTGCAGCAGAGCTCGTCGCAGCTGCAGAGGCTGGCGGCGGTGTTGCAGTGCGGCGCTGTCTGGGCAGCT GTTGAGGCGCCGGCGGCGCTGGCGACGGTGACCGGGGAGGAGGACCTCGACCTCCTAGGGATCCTGCCGCCGATCGCGGCGTTCGCCGTCTTCTACTTATTCGTCGCCCCT CCGCTGCTCATGAACTGGATGAGGCTGAGGTGGTACAAGCGCGAATTCGTGGAGACGTACCTGCAGTTCATGTTCACCTACCTCTTCTTCCCAGG GTTGATGTTGTGGGCGCCATTCGTCAACTTCAGGAAGTTCCCGAgggatccgaccatgaagtacCCTTGGTCCAAGCCAAAGGAGGGCACGCCGCTGTTCAAAGACAGATACCCGCCTATAGACTCCTATAAGCCTTGA
- the LOC136551756 gene encoding NAD(P)H-quinone oxidoreductase subunit L, chloroplastic-like isoform X3 gives MDTAAASWRLLSPASSSPPPCPQKLPKRQATFAASPLQPQQSASSSAKFRLLCLLHDKSAAPTMSVQQSSSQLQRLAAVLQCGAVWAAVEAPAALATVTGEEDLDLLGILPPIAAFAVFYLFVAPVRQLLSSWFPLKATSFGLHAPELMLWAPFVNFRKFPRDPTMKYPWSKPKEGTPLFKDRYPPIDSYKP, from the exons ATGGACACCGCCGCCGCCTCATGGCGCCTCCTCTCCCCGGCCTCCTCCTCCCCGCCTCCCTGCCCGCAGAAGCTACCCAAGCGGCAAGCGACCTTCGCGGCCTCGCCACTACAGCCGCAGCAGTCGGCCAGCTCCAGCGCCAAGTTCAGGCTCCTCTGCCTCCTCCATGACAAG TCAGCGGCGCCGACGATGTCGGTGCAGCAGAGCTCGTCGCAGCTGCAGAGGCTGGCGGCGGTGTTGCAGTGCGGCGCTGTCTGGGCAGCT GTTGAGGCGCCGGCGGCGCTGGCGACGGTGACCGGGGAGGAGGACCTCGACCTCCTAGGGATCCTGCCGCCGATCGCGGCGTTCGCCGTCTTCTACTTATTCGTCGCCCCTGTGCGTCAGCTACTCAGCTCTTGGTTTCCTCTCAAAGCGACTTCATTTGGACTGCATGCCCCTGA GTTGATGTTGTGGGCGCCATTCGTCAACTTCAGGAAGTTCCCGAgggatccgaccatgaagtacCCTTGGTCCAAGCCAAAGGAGGGCACGCCGCTGTTCAAAGACAGATACCCGCCTATAGACTCCTATAAGCCTTGA
- the LOC136551756 gene encoding uncharacterized protein isoform X1, whose product MDTAAASWRLLSPASSSPPPCPQKLPKRQATFAASPLQPQQSASSSAKFRLLCLLHDKSAAPTMSVQQSSSQLQRLAAVLQCGAVWAAVEAPAALATVTGEEDLDLLGILPPIAAFAVFYLFVAPPLLMNWMRLRWYKREFVETYLQFMFTYLFFPGGKSSIHRAHTWWRTGRHLSSVSEGRRGERCVVCGPATARTSHHLRPSTSSDGSEVGAKIYGTELGVMYSGAEVPATSIPPRMPCCVRPGISEPRSVAPRHVTSAP is encoded by the exons ATGGACACCGCCGCCGCCTCATGGCGCCTCCTCTCCCCGGCCTCCTCCTCCCCGCCTCCCTGCCCGCAGAAGCTACCCAAGCGGCAAGCGACCTTCGCGGCCTCGCCACTACAGCCGCAGCAGTCGGCCAGCTCCAGCGCCAAGTTCAGGCTCCTCTGCCTCCTCCATGACAAG TCAGCGGCGCCGACGATGTCGGTGCAGCAGAGCTCGTCGCAGCTGCAGAGGCTGGCGGCGGTGTTGCAGTGCGGCGCTGTCTGGGCAGCT GTTGAGGCGCCGGCGGCGCTGGCGACGGTGACCGGGGAGGAGGACCTCGACCTCCTAGGGATCCTGCCGCCGATCGCGGCGTTCGCCGTCTTCTACTTATTCGTCGCCCCT CCGCTGCTCATGAACTGGATGAGGCTGAGGTGGTACAAGCGCGAATTCGTGGAGACGTACCTGCAGTTCATGTTCACCTACCTCTTCTTCCCAGG GGGCAAAAGCAGCATACACCGAGCGCACACATGGTGGCGGACTGGCAGGCACCTGTCGTCTGTGTcagaggggaggagaggagagcggTGTGTGGTGTGTGGGCCTGCTACCGCTCGCACGTCTCATCACCTCCGTCCCAGCACATCATCTGACGGCTCCGaggtcggcgccaagatctatggcaccGAGCTCGGAGTCATGTATTCTGGTgccgaggtaccggccacgtcaaTTCCACCTAGGATGCCCTGCTGTGTACGGCCAGGCAtctcggagccaagatctgtggcgccgagacatGTTACCTCGGCGCCATAA